The Phaeodactylum tricornutum CCAP 1055/1 chromosome 6, whole genome shotgun sequence region AAGTCGTTCTGAGAAGCACTGTCCACAAGCGCAACTTGATTGTCTCTTTGAACCTGACTATGCTGTGTAAATGGCCACCACAAAACTTGTCGGCCGGTACACCGCAAACTTTGCAAGTCCAAGAGCTGACCTTCCCAACTTTGTTGCAAAAAATCGTCCAGACGTTCGAACCGTTCCTTGACGGCATCGGAGCCATACCATTCATCCAAAGGCACTTGTGGATCCGACGGAATAGCAGGTAGCGACATCACAGAATCGTTCGGATTGGAGAAGAGCGTCTCTCCATTGCCAGCTCGAAGCTTATGACCCCGTGAAACATATTCGCGCATGGCCGAAACGTTGTCGTAGtccgtttccaacaaaacaaggGCCGTCACATCGTAACCCCGAATCAGCAACGATTCCAAACTGGACAGTGTCGCACTGATACCACCCAGTCTGCCGTCACCGACGAGGACTACCGGGGTTTGTCCCAGTAATGGTTGATATAGGTCTGCTTGGGGTATCCATCCCCAGCCAGTCTCCGAAGTCGCGTGTCGAGCTGACGTGTTGTTGGGCGACGAGGCAGAAGGACTGAGTACACCACCAGCCGTTTCAATAATTGTCGTGACAGGACCTGAACGGTTCGTTGTTTCTACCAAAACTTTGTTGACGGCCTCCATTACATGCTTGTCACTCTGGGGCTTGTTTTCCATTCGTGAAGCGATATGAGGCGAGGTCGGAGTATCCCACTGGAACAAAATCTCTGCGGATAGCGCATTGGAAGGCCGAGGCTGCAATAAGGCGTGCCTCCTTACAAATTCCTGATCATTGCCGCCACATTGGAGAGGCTTGACGTAATGAACAGTGTTGCGTCGGAGCGCAGCCCGGACGAGACCAGCGGAAACGAGAGTTTTACCAACATCTGTGTTAGCTCCAAAGACTATGTTGGTGCGTTTGTCTGCCGCCACTCGCACGTTTTTGCTGTGCGATGAAAAGAGTCTTCGCAAGCCGATAAAGCGAGATAGCATGCTTGCTCGTTGACGTTGCGCTGGAGTGACAGGTGAATAAAGCAATCGCTGCCGAGTGGCACTGCTCTCGGGATCGTCTGTGCCCAAAACCACAAAATGTGATGTGTGTTTCTTTCCCTTCGTCTCCTAACGAGAGAGCCGATTATTAAGTTTAGATGGCTGTACTTTCTCTTATGTGACGTGAATCAAAAGAATTTGGTGTGACTGAAAATGAGGGAAACCACGTTCATCGTAGATTGTCTCGAGTCTTATTACCATGAGGATAAAGCTTCCTCACGTTATCTTGAAACGTTGTCCTTTCTTTGGGATTTCGCGTCGGAGACCAACGCAACACTATCTGCTAACTATTCGTGAAAACAATGAAGCTACTTTGTCTGTTGGTGGCATTCAGCTTTTTCCCCACAGCCTATGCCTTTATCCCCGACGTTCTTCCACAAAATCAAAGATCATTCTCATCGGATTCACTGTCCGCCGAAGCCACCTTTGGGATGGGATGTTTCTGGAAACCCAGCGAAGAATTGCTGAAAGTGCCCGGAGTGACCGAGACGATTGCGGGCTATACCGGAAAAGCAAACGCCGAGAGTCCCCCTAATTACGAATCGGTATGCTTCTCATACGAATGGGTGGAAGGCGTCCGTGTGGTTTACGACGAAACGCAACTCGAGTATGATGCGTTGCTGGACGCTTTTTTTGAAGCGCAAGAACCAAAATTGGGGTCGCGACAGTACTCGTCCGTCATATTTCCCCACGACGATACGCAACAGCGCATCGCGGCCGATTGGTTGGAGCGCAATTGCAATCGACTGCGGGGTGACGGTGTGGCAACGAGTTGGACAACGGTCGAGCCGCTGGCGAACTTTTATCGAGCAGAAAACTATCATCAACGCTATTGGCAGAAGACTCGACCCCGGGTTGCTGGTATGATTGCCTTGTTGGCAATAGCGACCGGTATCCTTGATGGCTGGACCCCGGAAGCCTGGCAGGAAAACGTGCATACCGTCGCCAATGCTACTGTGCTGGCCGGTTTGTTCTATGTGCTGATTGAACGCCGCATCGATACCAAGGTGGTCCAATTGAGCTAATGTAAGGTCATGATTTAGGATTTATAGAAGCAAAGTTGCTGTGTTAGTTGCCACTGTACACGGGGGATCTGCGTTCTCGGAAGGCTGCTAATCCTTCCAATCGATCTGCGGTTGGTAGCACTTGAGCGTAGCATTTCCGTTCCATTTCCAACGCCTCCTTTACGGTCCTGGCTtccattccttttcgaaCGGCTTGTTTGGCCGCCCGGACCGCCACGGGTCCGTTGGTCGCGACCTTCCACGCCATTGCCATAGCAATTTCCAACGCCGATCCTGGTTCCACCAACTCTTCCACCATCCCTAATTGGTAAGCGGTGGTCCCATCCACACGGGCGCCTGTCATTATGAGCTTGGTTGCCTGTCCAGTGCCGATCAAGCGTGGCAAACGCTGGGTACCCCCGGCTCCCGGTATAATGGCCAGGCTTGTTTCCGGTAGGCCGAAAGTAGCAGTGGAACTAGCGACACGCCAATCAGCAGCGAGGGCGAGCTCCAAGCCGCCGCCCAATGCGACACCCTCAACGGCAGCAATTACGGGTATCGGAAGATTGGCGACGCGGTCAAAGGTATCGCGCAAACCTGCCACGAACAATTCGGCCTGGGTGACGGACATGGCGGCGCGTTCTTTCAGATCGGCACCGGCAGAAAACGCCGTGGGTGAAGCTGTCGGGGAGGAGGCCAGTACCAGACAGCGCGTGTAGTCCGTATCTTCTGGCGATTGCTGTTCTAGTACAGTGAGTGTTTCTTGAAGCTGGCGCAGCATGGTCGATCCCATTGCGTTTGCTTTGGGCCGATTGAGAGTAAGTACGGAAACGACACCTTGAGGCACGTTTTCATTCCGCATGGACTCGAATAGAATATGTGGGgtttcgtcatcgtcgccaCCGTTAGTTTGGAATGCACGGCTGTCAAAGCCCGACGCAGGGAACCTTGTCTTGAAAACTAGTCGTTGTAAGGCTCGACAAGGTTGTTCCGAACGCCGCCACGAATGGGATACGCGGACAAGACTCATGTAAACAGATACGGGGCAACGTTTCGGCGTCCTCCTTGCCAAAAACGCGCCAGCGGCTGTATCGTGGCGCACGCGTATATATATTTGAAGAGGAGGTGAGAGGGCGCAATCGTAAAAGGCACCGTCAGAGCCATAACTCCACGGCGTCCGGAAGATTCTCTCTCGCAGGAAAACAGCAAATTGGTCCCATAAGAACCGAGACACATCAAGAATGATTCTGATGTTTCACTGACATACCCTAACCCTGATTTATTCGAAACTAgtgtctgacagtgagtccaATACTGGCCGTGGATCTGTAGGGCTTCGCGTCTGGTCGACGTCATATTTTGATACTTCGGATtcggccgccgccaaagaAGAACGGTGATTGGTTCCCTGTAATTAGATGAAGTAAATTACGTACACTGGATTATCTTCAAGTCCATAAGTATTAATCTGACGTATACCAATAGTGACTCTTGACTTTCAGAAATAGATCCGGTGACGCGGAACCCCGTTGGTGAATTGTGTACACGAGCGCCGGCTCTCAGAACGCGATATGCCAATAAGAATGGATCCTTGGTGTAGCGTCTGACGTGGTTCCCACGCCGTGAGTTCCTAACCATACATATCTCTGATAGTTTGAGGATGacgaaagcaagaaaacCCCAGTAACCCCGGGCCCCGTGTTCGGAAAGATCCACCGCCCTCGCCGAACGATTGCCAACCGATCGAGCCACAAAAATcatcttacagttacaccTTTTACTCCCAAAGCGAAAAAAGCCATCCGCCGATAACAAAATTCGTTGCCAACTCGACTATATCACCCAAAGTCCTCCGTAAAGTCCCTGAAATACTGATTAAGTATAACGTCATGATGAAACAGCAACATTCCCAGCAAGAAGACCAAATTTTCGACCTGTTGGGGGTCATGATTCGTCAAGAACGTACGCGATATCGGGTTGTCAACTACCTCCAACGCGAGATGGTGTACGAAtgccagcagcagcaatccCAGTATGTGGTTGAAGCGTGCGCCAGTATCACTAACAACCAATACGCCGTCAAAAAATCCCAATCTTCGACCTCTCTGCGAGACGTCCAAGGCGACGTTGGCAATTCCAGCCCCCGATCGGCGCGAACGACTTCGGGCCCCTTGAGGATTGAATCTACAGCGTCCCCAGTTTCCGACCGAGCCGTCCAGTTTTCTTTCTGGCGACAGCAAATGTTCGACTGGGCTTGTATGGTGACGGACTGTTTCAGTATCGATCGGGAAGTTGTCGCGGCTAGTTTC contains the following coding sequences:
- a CDS encoding predicted protein — translated: ATFGMGCFWKPSEELLKVPGVTETIAGYTGKANAESPPNYESVCFSYEWVEGVRVVYDETQLEYDALLDAFFEAQEPKLGSRQYSSVIFPHDDTQQRIAADWLERNCNRLRGDGVATSWTTVEPLANFYRAENYHQRYWQKTRPR
- a CDS encoding enoyl-coa hydratase (Probable enoyl-CoA hydratase catalyses (3S)-3-hydroxyacyl-CoA = trans-2(or 3)-enoyl-CoA + H2O Also found in fatty acid elongation in mitochondria, fatty acid metabolism Valine, leucine and isoleucine degradation, Lysine degradation, Tryptophan metabolism, beta-Alanine metabolism, Benzoate degradation via CoA ligation, Propanoate metabolism, Butanoate metabolism, Limonene and pinene degradation, Caprolactam degradation) — encoded protein: PTAFSAGADLKERAAMSVTQAELFVAGLRDTFDRVANLPIPVIAAVEGVALGGGLELALAADWRVASSTATFGLPETSLAIIPGAGGTQRLPRLIGTGQATKLIMTGARVDGTTAYQLGMVEELVEPGSALEIAMAMAWKVATNGPVAVRAAKQAVRKGMEARTVKEALEMERKCYAQVLPTADRLEGLAAFRERRSPVYSGN